A window from Variovorax sp. PBL-E5 encodes these proteins:
- a CDS encoding hybrid sensor histidine kinase/response regulator, whose amino-acid sequence MTTQPAKASLSPSGRFHIQREVLRLSTQPSGPVLLVQFLLDCGVAALFAWQYSVPHALIWIALIAATTAYRGFFPQRLPATLTPADLSHALRVHTLRIALHEGAHGAAGVLLFNPADGTSQLLLGVVIMGMTLSSAFSVSYHTPAMQLAITLLLTPVIVMGLAFGAPPMVALAVLGVGLLAMVWKLVAERSRQLEENIGLRQNESTLREQALAGLRESQQAQAERLRFFSAANHDLRQPVMAMGLQAEVLRQQLDAGADTPTVQATVASLSRAQQALEGLTNQLLEIGRIEAAADPLTPAALALAPLLHELARQAGSGRVRVRCPADAVAWTDGVALRRILGNLVDNALKFTPQGRVLLACRRRSGGWRVEVRDAGIGIAFEAQERVFGDFEQVGNVERNLQRGHGLGLAIVRRLAQRLGLQVSLRSRPGQGSVFGFVVPAAPADARLAQAASDAPLQAADATAPDANAGLRAGLAVLVVEDNAVVADSIAALLHLWGARPRVYGSAAEAIALADLPSIDIALCDIRLPGELDGIALAEQLQRQRPQLAIALISADIDEATQNLARDRGWGALRKPVQPQALRELLLLCAKV is encoded by the coding sequence ATGACGACCCAGCCCGCCAAAGCATCGCTCTCGCCATCCGGCCGCTTCCATATCCAGCGCGAGGTGCTGCGCCTGAGCACGCAGCCCAGTGGCCCCGTGCTGCTGGTGCAGTTCCTGCTCGATTGCGGCGTGGCGGCGCTGTTCGCGTGGCAGTACTCGGTCCCGCATGCCCTGATCTGGATCGCGCTGATCGCGGCCACGACGGCCTACCGCGGCTTCTTTCCGCAGCGGCTGCCGGCAACGCTCACGCCCGCCGACCTGTCGCATGCGCTGCGCGTGCACACCCTGCGCATCGCGCTGCACGAGGGCGCGCACGGCGCCGCGGGCGTGCTGCTGTTCAATCCCGCCGACGGCACCTCGCAGCTGCTGCTGGGCGTGGTGATCATGGGGATGACGCTGTCGTCGGCGTTCTCGGTCTCCTACCACACGCCCGCGATGCAGCTCGCGATCACGCTGCTGCTGACGCCGGTGATCGTGATGGGCCTGGCCTTCGGCGCGCCGCCGATGGTGGCGCTGGCGGTGCTCGGCGTCGGCCTCTTGGCGATGGTCTGGAAGCTGGTGGCCGAGCGCTCGCGCCAGCTCGAGGAGAACATCGGCCTCAGGCAGAACGAAAGCACGCTGCGCGAGCAGGCGCTGGCCGGCCTGCGCGAATCGCAGCAGGCGCAGGCCGAACGCCTGCGCTTCTTCTCGGCCGCCAACCACGATCTGCGGCAGCCGGTGATGGCGATGGGCCTGCAGGCCGAGGTGCTGCGCCAGCAGCTCGATGCCGGCGCGGACACGCCCACCGTGCAGGCCACCGTGGCCTCGCTCTCACGCGCGCAGCAGGCGCTCGAAGGCCTGACCAACCAGCTGCTGGAGATCGGACGCATCGAAGCCGCCGCCGATCCGCTGACGCCGGCCGCGCTCGCGCTGGCGCCGCTGCTTCATGAGCTCGCGCGCCAGGCCGGCAGCGGCCGCGTGCGCGTGCGCTGCCCGGCCGACGCGGTGGCGTGGACCGATGGCGTCGCATTGCGGCGCATCCTCGGCAACCTGGTCGACAACGCGCTCAAGTTCACGCCGCAAGGCCGCGTGCTGCTCGCCTGCCGCCGGCGCAGCGGCGGCTGGCGCGTCGAGGTGCGCGACGCGGGCATCGGCATCGCCTTCGAGGCGCAGGAGCGCGTCTTCGGCGACTTCGAGCAGGTCGGCAACGTCGAGCGCAACCTGCAGCGCGGACACGGGCTCGGGCTGGCGATCGTGCGCCGGCTCGCGCAGCGGCTCGGCCTGCAGGTCAGCCTGCGTTCGCGGCCGGGCCAGGGCTCGGTGTTCGGCTTCGTGGTGCCGGCCGCGCCGGCCGACGCGCGCCTTGCGCAGGCGGCGAGCGACGCGCCGCTGCAGGCCGCCGACGCCACTGCCCCGGACGCGAACGCCGGCCTGCGTGCCGGATTGGCCGTGCTGGTGGTCGAGGACAACGCGGTGGTCGCCGACAGCATCGCCGCGCTGCTGCACCTGTGGGGCGCGCGGCCGCGCGTCTACGGCAGCGCCGCCGAGGCGATCGCGCTGGCCGATCTGCCATCGATCGACATCGCGCTGTGCGACATCCGCCTGCCGGGCGAACTCGACGGCATCGCGCTGGCCGAGCAGCTGCAGCGGCAGCGGCCCCAGCTGGCCATCGCGCTGATCTCGGCCGATATCGACGAAGCGACGCAGAATCTCGCGCGCGACCGCGGCTGGGGTGCGCTGCGCAAGCCGGTGCAGCCGCAGGCGCTGCGCGAGTTGCTGCTGCTGTGCGCAAAAGTCTGA